One Vicia villosa cultivar HV-30 ecotype Madison, WI unplaced genomic scaffold, Vvil1.0 ctg.000291F_1_1, whole genome shotgun sequence genomic window carries:
- the LOC131626477 gene encoding uncharacterized protein LOC131626477, which translates to MGKVLSSFQTFRCMHNFNLRLPILHDGASKFQALSDVLHHAISLHAKELLDAKALIDGKLVLDNEPCSSDGVHEVELLIPFLNNSSIEAYNQKDVSGIFSFSGTICSFAHLNSKEPISQAVTDIKGDIIMSLQRPPHKERLLQVECRLETLPELSQIAVTGTPLLIFLFLFLPFEFFYNLQKYVVLYLANDSFCSTLLSGSYNALCFIFILFM; encoded by the exons ATGGGGAAGGTCTTGAGTTCTTTTCAAACTTTTAGATGCATGCACAACTTTAACCTTAG GTTACCTATATTGCATGATGGTGCATCCAAGTTCCAGGCATTGAGTGATGTTCTTCATCATGCAATATCTCTTCATGCCAAAGAGCTTTTAGATGCAAAAGCCCTGATTGATGGCAAATTG GTTCTTGATAATGAGCCATGCTCATCGGATGGTGTGCATGAAGTTGAATTgcttataccatttttgaataatagCTCTATTGAAG CATACAACCAAAAAGATGTTTCTGGCATTTTTTCCTTTAGTGGCACAATATGTTCTTTTGCGCACCTGAATTCGAAAGAGCCGATTTCACAAGCGGTGACTGATATAAAG GGAGATATCATTATGAGCCTGCAAAGGCCACCGCATAAAGAACGCCTCTTGCAAGTTGAATGCCGACTTGAAACACTACCAGAGCTCTCACAGATTGCTGTTACTGGAACACCATTGCTgatttttctatttctatttttacCATTTGAATTTTTCTATAATCTTCAAAAATATGTCGTGCTTTATCTTGCGAATGATAGTTTTTGTTCAACTCTCCTTTCAGGCTCATATAACGCCCTTTGTTTCATTTTTATCCTTTTTATGTAA